The sequence CGAGAGCGCTGTCTTTCTAATGGGCCAACACCTGAGTTATGCCGCGCAGGTGCCGGGCACTGTTCCGCCGATGCCCGAACGTGTATCCGCCTGGGCGATTTACGATGTCTTCACACTGAAGGACGGCCATCAGATCTTCGTCGGCATCACCACCGACAGCCAGTGGCATCGTTTCTGCGCAGCGGCCCAACGGCCCGATTTAGGCGACGACCCGCAATTGGCCACTAACAACCTGCGTATCCAGGCCCGCGCGCGCCTGATACCGACCTTGCGTAAAATCTTCGCCTCGCTAACTTTGTCGCAGGCCACTGCCCTAAGTGAACGCAGCCGAATATCTTTTGCTCCCGTGGCCCGGCCCGAGGACTTGCTAAAAGATCCGCATCTTAAAGCCAGCGGCGGTCTTCTCGATACCCGTCTGCCCAACGACATCCAAGCGCAATTGCCCGCGCTGCCGGTAGAGTATGACGGCACGCGCCTGGGCTTGCGCTATGACCCCCCAAGAATCGGCGAGCACACGCGGGAAATTCTGGGCGAAATTGGCCTTTGCACAGCAGAGATCGACGAGTTGGCACGCTCCGGCGCGATCCTGGCCGGCAGCGCGTCGCGCTGATGGAAAGAGGCCCACCGGCGTCCGTGGCGCTCCAATTTTCTACTCGGCGTAATCGTGGGTTGCTTTCGCTTGAGTATTGCCTTGCGCTGATGGAAATTCAGGTCGTGTCCTCCTCCAGCGCTCACAGGATCGGTGACCGTATCGATCGCCCAATTCGGAACAACTCACTTCAGCGAGGCGCGGGAACGCGCCTGGGAAGAAGCATCAAGACCGCACTCGACCTGATAAGAGGCCGCCGATTACTGTCGCCCGATGCAGTTCAAAACCCCCTAGAGGAATTGGCCAAATACTTTTTTTTCGGTCTTTTGCGGCCTCGTTTTCCCTTGAACATCCAAATCGAGACCTCTAGCCGATGCAACGCACA is a genomic window of Candidatus Binataceae bacterium containing:
- a CDS encoding CaiB/BaiF CoA-transferase family protein; translated protein: MSTARAPLTGLRVLDFGHTVMGPSATLVLADLGADVIKIEPAPGGDPTRQLKGFGVGYFGYFNRNKRSLAVDLKTAAGLQIARRLVAGSDVLVENFAPGTMERLQLSYPALSQLNPGLIYASLKGFLPGPYQERLALDEVVQMMSGLAYMTGPSGHPLRAGSSVVDITGGLFAVIAIMAALRERERDGRGRHLTSALFESAVFLMGQHLSYAAQVPGTVPPMPERVSAWAIYDVFTLKDGHQIFVGITTDSQWHRFCAAAQRPDLGDDPQLATNNLRIQARARLIPTLRKIFASLTLSQATALSERSRISFAPVARPEDLLKDPHLKASGGLLDTRLPNDIQAQLPALPVEYDGTRLGLRYDPPRIGEHTREILGEIGLCTAEIDELARSGAILAGSASR